Proteins from one Malaya genurostris strain Urasoe2022 chromosome 2, Malgen_1.1, whole genome shotgun sequence genomic window:
- the LOC131432632 gene encoding WD repeat-containing and planar cell polarity effector protein fritz: MLTLLSELRFWSTKEDINIKDTDLGAIKYSEKKSENAKSIYLEGKKQYFESRGFKWSVDNKKPIKLRNALRLLEEELRQKRVVFCKWKNNVILQIMLSNGLLIHVAINPFNGDINRVYFDKYFIGKLLTEHITDVVITHAHILISYNENQITFVHLQKPTAKRNNLEKISLMDPKIYSVIIGGPTTRKIPKHLVCSSSQDLVIVWTKSSQNEVYPWRPTIKDQDRANLHVYKLNGSKMDLLCYYWTEYDPISVDFSLMNGFQVHSVEQKVSKKGDVTIDSCIYQIYKTKMRRIAVTSIPLQTQVCCNAFSPDHEKLMLGCIDGSIVLFDEGRGITHLVKAAFIPMFVSWHSDSSVVMVANEKGQFQCFDIALSCVRAQLASEDVVPSSVLDLSNYFVHPSNLAKLCWSKKPEITEHCEKYAVTDSFLILVFENGPIGCLRFVGSTGLKGDIHTSGLTADVLIHKYISLNQVEKAINILLSLNWDTYGAMCLLSLHRIANYIFKQPLGMERELQLQKALGSFLVPVKPLCYETEVEFGDQVNDITLRFFHYLLRNKSYNKAFSLAIDINDADLFLKLHDKAKLDGDLELSKEALKKVDDINRICTDRSDSEHSLCSNSSCSLCAESFDDEDDDDEGEDIESEHEVLQMPRPVKVSTQDANSFKSCSTSSSSSKSSQIRNGSPKHPPLPKTTESSSSSSVATRIGTAKLRTKSELSIDRPPLPYVPKKAPTTTMQRSQTATALKLSKQQKYRISESKLKGKSLSSSNLLSMTDSTSPYFGTSIQRGNVRARLNPREKAAKLYSLAANSLSMEQLDISTRSPRQPFYVDFVDNPVTARPPPNGQHVVIDVIPKPLGTLQSPNTLKYPATNILDQTIGIPIVQDEPDFARHSRKPWFTSQSSQFRSIPNSSNANNAPRTVIHQYPLISGNIPSKSQSKLHHQPQLDVIDRTRFPRRKEPMTASILSNSTNSSSSAMAGPSTASFPQQPGSSSSSSSAKKESGEKNKVKFSDTVTVAVVPEIPRKDKLGEKTRKPTYNPLIADPKRELAESLPLCHPNDDYLKDFTPMQDIIGNSNEQETNEDNKKIPNIKVVHFGVV; this comes from the exons ATGTTAACATTGCTGAGCGAATTGCGTTTCTGGTCCACCAAGGAGGACATCAACATCAAGGACACCGATCTGGGAGCGATCAA GTATTCCGAAAAAAAGTCGGAAAATGCTAAATCAATTTATTTGGAAGGCAAGAAGCAGTACTTTGAGTCACGGGGGTTCAAATGGAGCGTGGATAATAAAAAACCCATCAAACTGAGAAATGCGCTGCGATTACTGGAAGAAGAATTGCGACAGAAGCGGGTAGTCTTTTGTAAATGGAAAAATAATGTCATCCTGCAAATCATGCTGTCCAACGGACTGCTGATACATGTCGCCATCAATCCGTTCAACGGCGATATCAATCGGGTGTACTTTGACAAGTACTTCATCGGTAAACTGCTGACCGAGCACATCACGGACGTTGTCATCACCCACGCGCACATCTTGATCTCGTACAATGAGAACCAAATCACGTTCGTGCACTTGCAAAAACCAACCGCGAAGAGAAATAATTTGGAAAAGATTAGTCTGATGGATCCGAAAATCTATAGTGTTATAATCGGAGGACCTACGACCAGAAAAATTCCAAAGCATCTCGTTTGCAGCAGTTCTCAGGATCTCGTCATTGTGTGGACCAAATCGTCTCAGAATGAGGTTTATCCGTGGCGCCCGACCATCAAAGACCAGGACCGGGCTAATCTGCACGTGTACAAATTGAACGGATCGAAAATGGATCTGCTTTGCTACTACTGGACCGAGTATGATCCCATTTCCGTGGATTTTTCGCTGATGAACGGATTTCAGGTCCACTCGGTTGAGCAGAAGGTGTCCAAAAAG GGTGACGTCACCATCGACAGCTGCATATACCAGATTTATAAGACAAAAATGCGTCGCATTGCGGTCACTTCCATTCCGCTGCAAACGCAGGTCTGCTGCAATGCGTTTAGTCCCGATCATGAGAAGTTGATGCTTGGCTGCATCGACGGTTCGATTGTGCTGTTTGATGAAGGCCGAGGGATCACACATCTGGTGAAGGCAGCATTC ATCCCGATGTTTGTCTCGTGGCATAGCGATTCCTCCGTTGTTATGGTTGCCAACGAAAAGGGACAGTTTCAGTGCTTCGATATAGCTTTGTCGTGTGTGCGGGCTCAGCTGGCCAGCGAAGACGTAGTCCCATCGAGTGTACTGGACCTGTCGAATTATTTCGTTCACCCGTCCAATCTTGCCAAACTGTGCTGGAGCAAAAAACCGGAAATAACGGAACATTGCGAAAAGTACGCCGTCACGGATTCCTTCCTAATACTGGTGTTCGAAAATGGGCCCATCGGTTGCTTGCGATTCGTCGGCAGCACCGGGTTGAAAGGGGATATTCATACGTCCGGTCTAACCGCCGACGTGCTGATCCACAAGTACATTTCGTTGAACCAGGTTGAAAAGGCTATCAACATCCTGCTCAGTCTGAATTGGGACACATACGGAGCGATGTGTCTGCTGTCGTTGCATCGAATAGCAAACTATATTTTTAAGCAACCCTTGGGAATGGAAAGAGAACTGCAACTGCAGAAGGCTCTGGGAAGTTTCCTGGTACCTGTGAAACCACTGTGTTATGAGACTGAAGTAGAGTTTGGCGACCAAGTCAACGATATCACCCTACGATTCTTCCACTATCTGCTAAGAAACAAATCGTACAACAAGGCGTTCAGTTTGGCCATCGACATCAACGATGCCGATCTGTTTCTGAAACTGCACGACAAGGCAAAGCTCGACGGAGATCTGGAACTGTCCAAGGAGGCACTGAAAAAGGTGGACGATATCAATCGGATATGTACGGATCGAAGCGACAGCGAAC aCTCGTTGTGTTCCAACTCGTCATGTTCGCTATGTGCGGAAAGTTTTGATGACGAAGACGATGATGACGAAGGAGAAGACATTGAATCCGAGCATGAAGttctacaaatgccacgcccagTTAAGGTTTCCACTCAAGACGCCAACAGTTTCAAATCATGCTCCACATCGTCTAGCTCTTCGAAATCTTCACAAATTCGCAACGGTAGTCCCAAGCATCCTCCGCTTCCGAAAACAACGGAAAGTAGTAGTAGCAGTAGTGTAGCTACGAGAATAGGTACCGCTAAGTTACGTACCAAATCGGAACTCAGCATCGATCGTCCTCCGTTGCCATATGTGCCTAAGAAAGCACCGACCACGACAATGCAACGTAGCCAAACGGCAACAGCTCTGAAGCTTTCGAAGCAGCAAAAGTATCGAATTTCGGAAAGTAAACTGAAAGGAAAGTCGCTTAGTTCGAGTAACCTTCTTTCGATGACGGACAGCACATCTCCATATTTCGGAACATCAATCCAACGAGGGAATGTACGTGCACGTTTAAATCCTCGCGAAAAAGCAGCGAAACTGTACTCATTGGCAGCCAATAGTCTGTCGATGGAACAGTTGGACATATCCACACGAAGTCCGAGACAACCATTCTACGTTGACTTCGTGGACAATCCTGTCACTGCTCGACCGCCTCCCAACGGGCAACATGTGGTGATAGACGTAATTCCCAAACCTCTCGGTACGCTGCAATCGCCGAATACACTGAAGTATCCCGCAACCAACATACTGGACCAAACGATCGGTATCCCCATAGTACAAGACGAGCCGGATTTCGCTCGTCATTCACGGAAACCTTGGTTCACCTCGCAATCGTCTCAGTTTCGAAGTATTCCTAACAGCTCCAATGCAAACAATGCTCCCCGCACTGTGATCCATCAGTACCCTCTGATATCCGGCAACATTCCGTCCAAATCACAGTCCAAACTTCACCATCAACCGCAGCTTGATGTGATCGACCGAACACGGTTTCCTCGAAGAAAGGAGCCAATGACGGCTTCCATTCTTTCCAACAGTACAAATTCTTCCTCCTCTGCGATGGCTGGCCCATCAACAGCCAGCTTTCCGCAACAACCGGGAAGCTCGTCTTCGTCTTCCTCGGCAAAGAAAGAATCCGGGGAGAAAAATAAGGTAAAATTTTCCGACACCGTAACGGTTGCCGTAGTACCG GAAATTCCCCGGAAAGACAAACTAGGTGAAAAAACACGTAAACCAACATACAATCCACTGATAGCCGACCCCAAACGGGAACTGGCTGAAAGTTTACCACTGTGCCATCCAAACGATGATTATCTGAAGGATTTCACTCCTATGCAAG ATATCATCGGTAATAGCAACGAGCAGGAAACCAACGAGGATAACAAAAAGATTCCCAACATCAAAGTGGTCCATTTTGGCGTTGTTTAG